Below is a genomic region from Henckelia pumila isolate YLH828 chromosome 3, ASM3356847v2, whole genome shotgun sequence.
TtacttggaatggattcaaggATGTGTTCTACGGCAAATATTTCACGGTGAGCACCCGAAACAGGTTGGCTAGAGAGTTTTTGGAGATCCGTCAAGGAAACATGTCAATTGCGGAGTATGTAAAGAAGTTTGAAAGGGGAAGATACTTTGTACCGATGATTTTGGGTGATCCTGCTGAAGAGTTGAAACACTTTACAGAAGGGTTGAATGCCTTCATCAGAAAGGATGTTAGACTAAGTGGAGCAAAAAATTACAAAGAAGCGGTAGATCAGGCCATGCTGTCCGAAAAGGACAGAAACGATATTATCTGAGAGTCACAGGCAAAGAGATCTAACTATCAGGGTCGAGAccaacaaggaaattctaacagAAAGAGGCCGTACCAAGCCCCTCCCCAACACCGACCGTACCAACAACAACAGACTCGACCTCAAGGGCAGAAACAGTTGGCTCTGCCAGCACCAAAACTGGCAAATGCACCAACAGCTTGTCAAAAATGTGGAAAACTTCATTCAGGCCATTGTATGATGGGAACTGGTGTATGTTACTTGTGCAAACAACCAGGAAATTTTGCGAAGGAATGTCCCCAACAAAGAGGACCGGTCAAAGGCCGAGTGTTTGCCATGACTCATGAGCAAGTGGACACAAACTCAGCCATCTTCACAAGTATGATTAATGTTTCCAGTATTCCTGCTCAtatcttaattgatactggagctacAAATTCATTCAtatatgttgaatttgttaataaaTCGGGTTTGGTACCGGATAAGTCAATTTCGGGGTTTAGTATATCTTTGCCTTCAGGGGAAGAATTGAGTAGTGATTTGATTATCAGAGGATGCAGTATACAGATGCAAGGTCATGAGTTGTATGCTGATCTTATTATCCTTAAAATGTCGGACTTTGACATGATATttggtatggattggttgtcttgTTACGAGGCTACCATAGACTGTAAACGGAGGACggtttccttgaaaactaaGGATGGAGAAACGTTTCTATTCCATGCCAcactgaaaaataattcatCTCTTTTAATTTCAGTAGGTAAGGCATGTCAACTGTTGAATAAAGGATGTGCTGGTTTCCTCGCAAGTGTCACTTGCGACCAAGAATTACCTCGATCGAAACTTGAAGACGTCGAGGTAGTGAGAGATTTCCCAAAAgtatttcctgatgatattacaggattacctccagctaGGGAGGTAGAATTTGGGATTGAATTAATGCCCGGAACCCAACCATCTTCCAAAGCACCATACAGATTAGCACTGACTGaaatgaaagaattgaaggagcaactaCAAAAGCTACTCAATAAAGGCTTTATTAGACCGActatatcgccttggggtgcaccggtattgtttgtcaagaaaaaagatgggtctatgagactgtgcatcgattatagagagctgaatcgagtaacagtgaagaacaaatatccactgccaaggattgatgatttgtttgatcagttacaaggggcagtagtattctccaagatcgatttgagatcaggttatcaccaattgaaggtgaaagatgaagatattcATAAGACGGCTTTcaggactcgttatggccactacgagtttttagtcatgccatttggagttaccaatgcaccggcagtattcatggatcttatgaacagaGTGTTTCAGCCTTtcttagatcagtttgtcatagtattcatagatgacatactgATTTACTCTCGTAGTTCAGATGAGCATCGTCAGCATCTAACTACAGTCTTGcagattctgaaagaaaaacaattgtttgctaagttcagtaagtgtgaattttggctggaacAGATTGCATTTTTGGGTCACATAGTTTCggctaagggaatagaggttgatccagcaaagatagaagcaattaaaaattgggTTACTCCAAAGAATGCTACAGAGATACGGAGTTTCTTGGGATTAGCGGGTTACTATAGGAGATTCATTCAGGATTTCTCCAAGATAGCGCTGCCACTAACATCATTAACTCGCAAAAGTGTGAAGTTTGAATGGTCTAATCAGTGTGAGAAAAGCTTTTTAGTGttaaagaaaaagttgatgacAACACCATTACTAGCCATACCAAAAGGAACAGGTCGATTCGTAATTTATATAGATGCTTCCAAGAGTGGATTAGGGGCTGTCTTGATGCAAGATGGAAAGGTGATAGCATATGCTTCACGACAGTTGATGATTCATGAAAAGAATTACCCTACCCATGACCTTGAATTGGCAGCAGTTGTCTTCGCACTCAAACTATGGagacattacctttatggtgagaagtgtcagattttcactgatcataagagtttgaagtacttcttcacctagaaggagttgaacatgaggcagagaagatggctcgaattggtgaaagattatgactgtgatattagctaccatccgggtaaagctaatgtagtagcagatgctttgagtcgtaaatCTGCAACCTTGGACAGAATGACAACTCAAAAAGAGTTGATTGCAGATTTTGAACGACTCAGATTGGAAGTAGTTGAGCCGATGGAAGTTTGTGCCCTATCAGCCTTAACAATGGTTCCAAGTTTGCTCGACAAGATTCGAACAGGTCAGGTTTCAGACCAGCAATTATTAACTTGGAAACTTAAAGATGAAGCTAAAGGGAGTACATTGTATACAGTGAAGGATGGGATCGTGCATCACAAAGGGCGAAAGTGGGTACCAGCAGTAGATTCACTGAGGGAAGATGTGATGACTGAGGCTCACACTGTACCATATTctattcatccagggagtacaaagatgttcaaggatttacagatgctatactggtggccaggtatgaagaaagacatcGTTAAGTTTGTTAGCGAATGTTTGacatgtcaacaggtcaaagttGAATATCAAAGGCCAGCAGGACTTCTGAAACCATTACACATTCCCACTTGGAAATGGGAAGATgtcaccatggactttgtgattgGACTGCCAATTACACAACgaagaatgaattcaatatggATAATAGTTGACAGGTTGACGAAGTCAGCTCACTTTTTACCAGTTAGAAacaacttctcgatgaatcaatATGCAGAGTTGTATATTCGAGAGGTAGTTAGATTGCATGAAGTTCCAGCAAGGATAGTCTCTGATAGGGATCCCAGGTTCACATCGAACttttggaagagtctacatCATGGATTGGGGACAAAGTTAGCcttcagtacagcttttcatccaCAAACAGATGGACAAGCTGAGCGAGTGATTCAGATACTGGAGGATTTACTTAGGGCTTGCATGATTGACTTCGGAGGAAATTGGGAATCGAAgttgcctttagtggagttcacatataacaatagttatcaagctaCTATTGGAATGACTCcttatgaggctttgtatgggagAAAGTGTAGGACTCCATTGCATTGGGATGAAGTGGGAGAAAGAGCTGTATTGGGGCCAGAAATAGTGCAACAGACAATCGACATGATAGCAAAAGTCAAGGACAGAATGTTGACAGCACAGAGTCGACAGAAAAGCTACGCCAATAAGAGGCGTAGAGACTTGGAGTTTCaggtaggtgatcatgtgttcttGAAAGTGTTACCTTGGAaaggagttttgagatttgggaagaaaggaaagctgagtccgagatatatagggccttTCGAGATCCTAGACAAGATTGGAGAAAGAGCCTATCGATTAGCATTGCCTCCAAATCTAGAAGGAGTACACGACGTCTTCCAtgtctcgatgttgaggaagtatatctCAAATCCTTCCCATGTCATTCGTCATGAACCAGTTCAGTGGACGCCAGACTTGTCATATGAAGAGGTACCTATCCAAATTTTGGATACACAAGTCCGGAAGTTGAGAAACAAAGAGATCAAGATGGTAAAGGTCTTATGGCGCAATCAATTAGTGGAagaggctacttgggagactgaataaGATATGCGTAGCCGATACCAAGAATTATTTGGTGAGTCGAATTTTGAGgacaaaattcttttaaggagggtagagttgtaaggtccaaatccACTAACTCACTTACgatgatttaaaaataatttttatgattttatgccataaattgtttaagttatgatttaatgattatggtttcatgatataattattttatgtttaacgctTTCGATTAAGTTAATGGTTTTAGGTTGAGTTTGATTTTGGAATCAtgggacgaggctaacctacGAACGAGATGATAGAGCGTATTTTTACGAacgttttaagtataatattgatatgtttTTTATGTATAAGTCGGGGGATGGTATTTTTATCAGACGATTCGGGACGGGTGACTGACTGCATTTTAGAGATGAACACacattatgtattgaatgatCATTATCCTATCTATCTACCCGGTTCCCCACCCCATTACTTCCCATGTCCCCTTGTTCCCTTGACTCTTTCTTCTTCCCTATCCCTTACACGATTCTTTCCCCTTCTCTCCATTCTATCATCTTCTCCTTCTTGTTTCTTTATTGAACCTTCACGGTTCTTCAAGAAAGTCACAAGCCAAAGTTCCAAATCTCGTTCTTGGTGTGGTTAGCTCGTTGCCAAGAATCCGAATCAACTTCGTCTTCATTTCAAGGCAAGTacaaatttaaaagattttgaaacccattcaagctattatgtattttgatatgaattgttGTGTGTTgaaatatgtatgcatgattttcattaatttcaagagcgtgaagttatgattttatgAGATCGTGAAGCGCAGGTTGTTCTTGTGAAGTACTTGAGTTGATTCAAGAGGTTCATGttcttttaagattttaatgttttgaagttagttaaaccatgttcaattacaagaaaatgagctttgatgatttatgtagttagtattttgattaaaagaagtttatgtttgaagtttgaagtgttgaagttgtgttTGGTGGCACCGGATTACCtatacttgttatgattttgaggataCCAATTAGGGTagtgatccaaatgatatgaggccaattttatttgaaatctagcttatttatctacaactttaaTGTTTTGAGTTTagtcaaaataattttggaagattggtcaaaatcacCCCAAAGTGTGTCGAGTGTTTTGATTTCCGGGAGTGACACATCTggggagaatgagcataacattttaatgtaaaatccaattgttggataactggcggtcagatcaatcacgattgatacccggtgcagcggaagtttaaaaatttttatcatggaacaattccatggtgtgggtatcaaccattcaacgattaaattattgtgtgtgtaaaattcaaataacaattaattaaattttaccttcaatctcgaagcgagattaatggacaccacacagatttctctgcgcttcttgtatctcccaggaactgatgaactccttcaatcaggtccacgaatggggtttaaatccctctgatagattgcactagaaaatctatcagaagttttctgcgaagagattaaacgaatctgattcattattcctgactgcgattcaaaatcacagaccgaaatttctcgggcagaggtagggaggggtcggccgattgctttttgagagagaggagggttcgaaatttctgtctcaaaaataatgacctgttgtgtgtaatttctgtactgcaataacttatttataatgcaggccactaacaccttagggcccattagtcataagctagggcccgacaagcaaagcccgcacgttcagaaaataatattaaattcatcatgactccgattgatgaaccgatttcaccaatgtgcacagaaaccatttctgcacattttaaagtcaaaataaattttcctgaatccgaattcagtggtttccaaaaatgtccatccctatgtcattttaggaaatcctactcccttactcttatttaagaagtccaactccttagttcattaaatttaactctttaaatttaactatctcaacggggattaaaacttcattacactgtgtgaccctcaatggttcagggatacagctagccgtgggctcacaactccttgtgactcggaacaacactttccgacttgcccaacgaatcaaggtaaagcgcctagcaacatcgccccatgattccctaggtatcactgatagtgcctacaagaaccagtagattttggttagcgtacagtacggtcccttcatccaaatatcccgatcgaatcaacaaccattggtatatcgagagtcgctcaagattcgataactatgcaatacatcttgaagatcaaattagtgacatcgcatgtgctactaagaaaccatttcttaaatcacatcaagtactctggccagagatttgtcacactaatatctcctcagatcgcataggatatccacactcgcaagtatgtggtgaatccttgacaacaatgcattgactcctatatgtgtcgtaactgtacccaatctcgacacctgatgacccccatagagtcggtaaacgagtcaaagcacagcactagcatatagagtctccatgatgtttcaagtcgtaaggactaatggtgtacaaccaaaaccgcggactttatccactcgataagtgataaccacttggaaagtccggatagggtagttcgattattcatcctatgaatatccatttgcatgcttcgaacatctccatgttccctaccaatgaaacgtggtactccgcatcgcaaatgctagtctcaaactcgagcgatccttatccttattatcggacggctcaatcgactaggaacggttttagaatatatacagtgactataagatgtatttcatgatagacatccccatgttctaccacatcttacatacactatagtatattcaaggtctttatcaaaacaacaatagtatatcacaatataacaatatgaagtaatataaagtcattgccattaataaaagtgtaaataatattaaacaaaagattgtttatacaaagagtcatcaaagcccatagccacacagttggctcactgggcacctactcttacaatctcccacttgccctatagccaactagtcatactacgtagacccattgcttcgcgatgtttgtcaaacaatggtcctggcaagggcttagtaagcggatcagcgatattgtctgcagaggccactcgttcgacaatgatgtctcctctttccacaatctcccggattatgtggtttttcctcagtacgtgtttggatctttgatgagaccttggttcctttgcttgagcaacggcacccgtgttgtcacagtacaccgggactggaccaacaaattcaggaatgacgcccaactcttggacgaacttcctcatccaaacggcctctttagcagcagctgatactgcaatgtattcagcctcagtggtggaatccgctgtggtgtcctgcttggaactcttccaagagacagcaccgccattgagcatgaacacaaatccagaggttgacttcgagtcatccacatcactttggaagctagagttggtatagccttccaatttgagttctcgtcctccataaaccatgaacatattcttagtccttcgtaagtacttaagaatgtctttcacggctttccaatgcatttgaccaggattatactgatatctgctcgtgacactcagagcaaatgctacatccggtctggtagatatcatcccatacatgatactacttatagctgacgcatatggtacatgtgtcatattctctatctctgcatcagtcttgggacacatagacttggatagagaaactccatgacacatgggtagatgtcctcttttggacccatccattgaaaaccgtttcaatatggtatcgatgtaggttgattgagtgagtcctatcattctcttagacctatctctatagatctatatccctagaatgtaggatgcctctcccaaatccttcatcgaaaatctacctgataaccatatctttgttgactgcaacatccctacatcattcccaatgagtaggatgtcatcaacataaagtactaagaatgtcaccgcatccttaactactttcttgtacacgcaaggttcctccgggttcttgatgaaaccaaaatcttttattgtttcatcaaatttctggttccaacttcttgatgcttgttttagaccataaattgatctttgaagcttgcataccttatgctcgcttcccatggatgtgtacccctcaggctgcttcatatagatttcctccttaatgtctccattaagaaaagcagtcttcacatccatttgccatatctcatagtcataccatgcagctatggcaattaggattcttatggacttgaacattgcaactggtgaaaaggtttcgtcatagtcaactccttgcctttgagtataacctttagccaccaatcgcgccttgtaggtcaataccttaccatcaggcccaagctttcttttgtagatccatttacaccctatcggaacaattccatcgggaggatctactaaagaccaaacttggtttgtatgcatcgaatccaattctgactgcatagcttcaagccataaattcgaatccgcatcagaaattgcttccttgaagtttcttggatcacatccaatgtcgggttcatcttgatccccttcaagaagaagaccatatcgaactggaggtctagaagtcctttcggatcttctaggtgcaggcgtgtccagcaatggttcctgaggtgtaggatcgttattttgtatttcgggttcttctcgaacttcttcgagttccatcatctcgcctttcttatccaataagaactccttctccaagaaggtggcattcctagaaacaaacacctttgtttcagcaggataatagaaataatatccgattgaattcttcggataccctacaaaataacataagctggatcgactatccaacttatctcccactgtccgcttcacgtaagcaggacatccccaaatcctcaagtacgaatacttaggagctttgccattccataactcgtatggtgttttgtccactgctttagtgtggacgttgttcaacaacaataccgccgtttcaagcgcatagccccaaaacgaaggtggaagctcagtgaagctcatcatagatcgaaccatgtccaacaaggttcgattacgacgctccgatacaccattaagctgtggtgtcataggaggagtccactgagagagaatcccattctctttcagatagtccaaaaactcggtactcaagtattctccacctcgatccgatcgaagtgctttaatacttttacctaacttgttttctacttcagccctgaattctttgaacttttcaaatgcttcagacttatatttcattaaatataaatacccataccttgaataatcatcagtaaaggtaatgaagtaggtgtggccatgttgagtccctactctaaatggaccacaaacatctgtatggatcaaatccaacagattctgactacgctcaggtttccccttaaaaggagatttagtcatttttccttttaggcaggattcacaagtaggtagagagttaatatcagacacatcaaacatgccctctcccactagcttgttcatcctccttgaggaaatatgacctagcctagcatgccaaaggttcgccgggttttgactatcgattttccttttgtttgttgtcgccggtttatcaatataatttattggaacgtcttttagttttaagttgtatagatcgttttcaagttgtccatttccaattaaacattcattcttgtaaatattgcaaatcccattcacaaaattgcaagaataaccatctctatcaagcatagaaatagaaataatgtttttaattaaatctggcacaaataaaacatctcttaacaataatttaaaaccgttctgcaaagtcaaacaaacatctccaatggccgtagcttcaactctggaaccattcccgagcctcagctgggtctcacccattctaagcctgcgacttcttgtcatcacctgcaaatcattgcaaatgtgagatccacatccggtatccaatacccaagaagttgtattaagtgacatgtttatttcaatatagaacataccctttgcagttcccaactgctcaagatattccttgcagttgcgcttccaatgacccggcttcttgcagtaatggcaaacatccttggattttccattgtttgaagcctttgtcttttgcttcttctcgggctcgactttcttgggtggggtagaacgtttcttgcccttcatacttggccccttcttagcagaagatgaggagcccaccaagaaagctggcttatccttcttaagtgtggattcatatgtaacgagcatattgaccatctcttctagggtggcctctatcttgttcatattaaaatttatcacaaatccatcaaatgaagaaggaagagacagaagcaataaatccacattgagttcatgctccaacaccaaatctagggtcgccaacttctgtatgagccaaatcactcgtaccccatgatcacggaccgaagtcccttcacgcatgcggcacgtcatcaactccttaacagtagtgaacctttcagccctcgactgagccccaaaaagttccttgagttgcgcgtgaatgtcagcagcattcaccgtgtcctcaaatcgcctctggagttcatcagacatcgaggcttgcatatagcatttggtcttgatgtcatggtcacaccatgcatcaagtttggccaattcctccggacttatgtcagctggtgcttccttcggaggtgctttctctaacacgtagagcattttctccgaagttaagacaatcttcaacttccggaaccattccgtatagttggcgccagtcaacttgttttgttcgaggatcgagaataatggatttcgcgaattcattgtatgaaatactgaaaagaaaaacagacatatatcaatgattgtttaacaatttactaagacataaaataggcgaatttaattttatgaatctcactcccactattttaacgatttcaccaccctctagtgaaaacgggaaactttttccttagtgagaacatggagtccaattgacaaacttatggtcccgaataatatcagccaaccataattctcaaaaggtagagcccaattgcttccaaagcaacccccatgtgtttacctcatgtccaataagggcccaataatatgacgccgtttaaagtgacatgtcaagatgacccatcaatattaagttgtgatggacggtcgccatgtggatcccccaataatatgagccgatcccatgggagttccacccaacttacaacatttgtcgatccaatgtacagctt
It encodes:
- the LOC140889467 gene encoding uncharacterized protein is translated as MASRRGNNTNANANAANKNHNDCGPDSENNQNNQFLAGLTSLLQEQSRTQGAQIQQLLQAQTANAGNNHHAANQNPIYKRFLELGPPEFKGETDPLIAEQWFQAMETAFEFMQITDADRLRCATYMFRDDARVWWNGAKAALNLTTLTWNGFKDVFYGKYFTVSTRNRLAREFLEIRQGNMSIAEYVKKFERGRYFVPMILGDPAEELKHFTEGLNAFIRKDVRLSGAKNYKEAGRDQQGNSNRKRPYQAPPQHRPYQQQQTRPQGQKQLALPAPKLANAPTACQKCGKLHSGHCMMGTGVCYLCKQPGNFAKECPQQRGPVKGRVFAMTHEQVDTNSAIFTSMINVSSIPAHILIDTGATNSFIYVEFVNKSGLVPDKSISGFSISLPSGEELSSDLIIRGCSIQMQGHELYADLIILKMSDFDMIFGMDWLSCYEATIDCKRRTVSLKTKDGETFLFHATLKNNSSLLISVGKACQLLNKGCAGFLASVTCDQELPRSKLEDVEVVRDFPKVFPDDITGLPPAREVEFGIELMPGTQPSSKAPYRLALTEMKELKEQLQKLLNKGFIRPTISPWGAPCEKSFLVLKKKLMTTPLLAIPKGTGRFVIYIDASKSGLGAVLMQDGKVIAYASRQLMIHEKNYPTHDLELAAVVFALKLWRHYLYVADALSRKSATLDRMTTQKELIADFERLRLEVVEPMEVCALSALTMVPSLLDKIRTGQVSDQQLLTWKLKDEAKGSTLYTVKDGIVHHKGRKWVPAVDSLREDVMTEAHTVKVEYQRPAGLLKPLHIPTWKWEDVTMDFVIGLPITQRRMNSIWIIVDRLTKSAHFLPVRNNFSMNQYAELYIREVVRLHEVPARIVSDRDPRFTSNFWKSLHHGLGTKLAFSTAFHPQTDGQAERVIQILEDLLRACMIDFGGNWESKLPLVEFTYNNSYQATIGMTPYEALYGRKCRTPLHWDEVGERAVLGPEIVQQTIDMIAKVKDRMLTAQSRQKSYANKRRRDLEFQVEFDFGIMGRG